A genomic segment from Polyangium mundeleinium encodes:
- a CDS encoding DUF2330 domain-containing protein, whose protein sequence is MRAAGVFAWAFLTAAAASAEAFPGYFFLDRRDSKIPNSATTVVIARRGTRTVVSMQMDYTAPAETYDLDTVPLRPTYIVEQTGVEMIVPVPATFNPDAVKRLPSDIFERLDVSSAPRLVESWQQDPCTYADIASIAARDKEGGPSVLPDEGSTRPRAQETSRVQIDAQFAVRGASINVIEPSDLEPWLERREKHIPENVATVLRSYKEAGWKFFVTRFYPSHVEIRRGRSVSSPIQFEYDAEEVRLPLRLGLSSSAGTQDLVVHVLAEDRYEATNFPNLTIPTNVEVDGAARAHFGEFYASLFDATLDKNPGAFVTEYAWDAESCDPCPGPLLSPEDLRWLGAPSGMVVHTRLHARYRKEALGEDPVLRVAPPIQGGRGGEGQAAVPAEVSTFQGRYVLRHRWQGPVTCPSPDFDIWGGPPSADLTSVRPATPSSEVVRGKVYLSAMVRDSVPAAGVVAKPRPDEGSAGKRFLLGFGLGAGAGLFGTIGVVLAVTQRRRVSRRISP, encoded by the coding sequence ATGCGCGCCGCGGGCGTCTTCGCGTGGGCCTTCTTGACGGCTGCGGCCGCGTCGGCCGAAGCATTCCCGGGCTACTTCTTCCTGGACAGGAGGGACTCGAAGATCCCGAACAGCGCGACGACCGTGGTGATCGCGCGGCGCGGGACGCGCACCGTCGTCTCGATGCAAATGGACTACACCGCACCGGCCGAGACCTATGATCTCGACACGGTGCCCCTGCGGCCCACGTACATCGTCGAGCAGACCGGGGTCGAGATGATCGTGCCCGTGCCGGCCACGTTCAACCCCGACGCGGTGAAGAGGCTCCCGAGCGACATTTTCGAGCGGCTCGACGTGAGCAGCGCGCCGCGGCTCGTCGAATCCTGGCAGCAGGATCCCTGCACCTACGCGGACATCGCCTCGATTGCGGCCCGCGACAAGGAGGGCGGCCCGAGCGTGCTGCCGGACGAGGGCTCCACGCGTCCCCGTGCCCAGGAAACGTCTCGCGTCCAGATCGACGCGCAATTCGCGGTGCGCGGCGCCTCCATCAACGTCATCGAGCCCTCCGACCTGGAGCCTTGGCTCGAGAGACGGGAGAAGCACATTCCGGAGAACGTCGCGACCGTGCTGCGCTCGTACAAGGAGGCCGGGTGGAAATTCTTCGTGACGCGTTTCTATCCCTCGCACGTCGAGATCCGCAGAGGCCGCTCCGTGTCCTCGCCCATTCAATTCGAATACGACGCAGAGGAGGTCCGGCTGCCTTTGCGCCTCGGGCTCTCGAGCTCGGCGGGCACGCAGGACCTCGTGGTGCACGTGCTCGCGGAGGACAGGTACGAGGCCACGAATTTCCCGAACCTCACGATTCCCACGAACGTGGAGGTCGACGGGGCGGCCCGCGCGCACTTCGGCGAGTTCTACGCGTCGCTCTTCGACGCGACGCTCGACAAGAATCCCGGCGCGTTCGTGACCGAATACGCGTGGGACGCGGAGTCGTGTGATCCGTGTCCGGGGCCCTTGCTTTCGCCCGAGGATCTACGATGGCTGGGCGCGCCGTCGGGGATGGTCGTGCATACGCGGCTTCATGCGCGTTATCGCAAGGAGGCGCTCGGAGAGGACCCCGTTTTGCGGGTCGCGCCGCCGATCCAGGGCGGGCGCGGCGGCGAGGGGCAGGCGGCGGTGCCCGCGGAGGTGAGCACGTTTCAGGGGCGTTACGTCCTTCGCCACCGCTGGCAGGGCCCCGTGACGTGCCCGAGCCCCGATTTCGATATCTGGGGCGGGCCGCCGAGCGCGGACCTCACGAGCGTGCGGCCCGCCACGCCGTCCTCCGAGGTGGTGCGGGGGAAGGTCTATCTTTCAGCGATGGTGCGCGATTCCGTGCCGGCTGCCGGGGTCGTCGCGAAGCCGCGCCCGGACGAGGGCTCGGCGGGAAAGCGATTCTTGCTCGGCTTCGGCCTTGGCGCGGGCGCAGGGCTCTTCGGCACGATCGGCGTGGTATTGGCGGTGACCCAAAGACGGCGCGTTTCGCGCAGGATTTCGCCATAA
- a CDS encoding alpha-amylase family glycosyl hydrolase, with amino-acid sequence MRRYLGYSVLGSLACLLAMNAGCEGEDLNTGGTGGTGLTTNTGSAGAGAGTGGAGGIVQESFIRIHYRLQDGGDPKSWGVHFWGAGSTSPAWGTPQVFDGTDEFGVYTDVRVTVTGDADDAWLGLIPVQCSNGNCKKDVETGVRFADLTKNAQDANIAECWITQGQAVSTTPPAAAGPAYEISRPKDFIDLGNGSVRLMFRVAKGSTGTVEYGAAAGTLDKKVTWAAADDINKNGLMITGLTPGEAVYYRISTKLDVNGQTLEDTSDVLDLKPISYAPITDAADWASWGSKGIMYQLIVRTFADGGTTKAVGDSKAESGIDTTKMDGVGDLVGLRKALPYLKELGADAIWMTPVFKAKSYHGYDTTDFYDIDPSVGTMKDFTDLTEAAHAAGIKIILDLVQNHVADVNPWFVAGADPKHADYDKYHDWFVWSDQYSNMLADGHPWDGSAVMWACKNYQCYHQIFGGPMPELNYRNPAVRAEMKKISQHWIDLGADGYRLDASKHIDQFDDNADISLDKHGTHVWWKEFNHFVKKDVVRPAGSAAVLLTGENRWDDPAQYGEMMPYGGDMDSQFDFPFRSIVGNFVNGQAGDAVDFVGYVNKVQADLAAGGNGGSPHHYLERFLSNHDLERPATQFEGAGAALDAKLKQAATIVLTVPGMPVIYYGEEFGKKGKRDKFLGNEAWDRDELIREPMSWFEANVFVGDKMTGWNIDAAATNEANKDVLPFAGVGITVAPNPDYPFVKFMSEQEPASWAAQEADASSLLHHYRKLVAIRKAHAVFTDLAATITLVKNTADVYEYKLQSGAETISVVLNRKSTSQTIPWGAAATDLLSGITGMSFELPAYGAIIVQNN; translated from the coding sequence ATGAGACGATATCTTGGTTATTCGGTTCTCGGTTCGCTCGCTTGCCTCCTCGCGATGAACGCGGGGTGCGAAGGCGAGGATCTCAACACGGGCGGCACGGGCGGCACGGGGCTCACCACGAATACGGGCAGCGCCGGCGCAGGCGCCGGGACGGGCGGCGCGGGCGGGATCGTGCAGGAGAGCTTCATCCGGATCCATTATCGGCTGCAGGACGGCGGCGACCCGAAGTCGTGGGGCGTGCATTTCTGGGGCGCTGGCTCGACGTCGCCGGCGTGGGGAACGCCGCAGGTGTTCGACGGGACGGACGAATTCGGCGTGTACACCGACGTGCGGGTGACGGTGACCGGCGACGCGGACGACGCGTGGCTCGGGCTCATCCCGGTGCAATGCTCGAACGGCAATTGCAAGAAGGACGTCGAGACGGGGGTTCGTTTCGCCGATCTCACGAAAAACGCCCAGGATGCGAACATCGCCGAGTGCTGGATCACGCAGGGCCAGGCCGTCTCGACGACGCCGCCGGCGGCGGCGGGGCCGGCGTACGAGATCTCGCGGCCGAAGGATTTCATCGACCTCGGCAATGGCAGCGTGCGGCTGATGTTCCGGGTGGCGAAGGGCTCGACGGGCACGGTCGAGTACGGCGCGGCCGCGGGGACGCTCGACAAGAAGGTGACGTGGGCGGCCGCGGACGACATCAACAAGAATGGCCTCATGATCACGGGCCTGACGCCGGGTGAGGCCGTGTATTACCGGATCTCGACGAAGCTCGACGTGAATGGGCAGACGCTCGAGGACACGTCGGACGTGCTCGATCTGAAGCCGATCTCGTATGCGCCGATCACGGACGCGGCCGACTGGGCGTCGTGGGGCAGCAAGGGGATCATGTACCAGCTCATCGTCCGCACGTTCGCGGACGGCGGCACGACGAAGGCGGTCGGCGATTCCAAGGCCGAGAGCGGCATCGACACGACGAAGATGGACGGCGTGGGGGATCTCGTCGGGCTGCGGAAGGCCTTGCCGTACCTGAAAGAGCTCGGCGCCGACGCCATCTGGATGACCCCGGTCTTCAAGGCGAAGAGCTACCACGGCTACGACACGACGGATTTTTACGACATCGATCCGTCCGTCGGCACGATGAAGGATTTCACCGATCTCACGGAGGCGGCGCACGCCGCGGGGATCAAGATCATCCTCGATCTCGTGCAGAACCACGTGGCCGACGTGAACCCCTGGTTCGTCGCGGGCGCGGATCCGAAGCACGCCGATTACGACAAGTACCACGACTGGTTCGTCTGGTCCGATCAATACTCGAACATGCTGGCGGACGGGCACCCGTGGGACGGATCGGCCGTGATGTGGGCGTGCAAGAATTACCAGTGCTACCACCAGATCTTCGGCGGCCCAATGCCGGAGCTCAACTACCGCAACCCCGCGGTGCGCGCCGAGATGAAGAAGATCTCGCAGCACTGGATCGATCTCGGCGCGGACGGGTATCGCCTCGACGCGTCGAAGCACATCGATCAATTCGACGACAACGCGGACATCTCGCTCGACAAGCACGGCACGCACGTGTGGTGGAAGGAGTTCAACCATTTCGTCAAGAAGGACGTCGTGCGGCCCGCGGGCTCGGCCGCGGTGCTCCTGACGGGCGAGAATCGCTGGGATGATCCGGCCCAGTACGGCGAGATGATGCCGTACGGGGGCGACATGGACTCGCAGTTCGACTTCCCGTTCCGCAGCATCGTCGGCAATTTCGTGAACGGGCAGGCGGGCGACGCGGTCGATTTCGTGGGGTACGTGAACAAGGTCCAGGCGGACCTCGCGGCCGGCGGCAATGGCGGCAGCCCGCATCATTACCTCGAGCGGTTCCTATCGAACCACGACCTCGAGCGGCCAGCGACGCAGTTCGAAGGCGCGGGCGCGGCGCTCGACGCGAAGCTGAAGCAGGCCGCGACGATCGTGCTCACGGTGCCGGGCATGCCGGTCATCTATTACGGCGAGGAGTTCGGCAAGAAGGGCAAGCGCGACAAGTTCCTCGGGAACGAGGCGTGGGACCGCGACGAGCTCATCCGCGAGCCGATGAGCTGGTTCGAGGCGAACGTGTTCGTCGGCGACAAGATGACGGGCTGGAACATCGACGCGGCGGCCACGAACGAGGCGAACAAGGACGTGCTGCCCTTCGCGGGCGTGGGCATCACGGTCGCGCCGAACCCGGATTACCCGTTCGTGAAGTTCATGTCGGAGCAGGAGCCGGCCTCGTGGGCCGCGCAAGAAGCCGACGCGTCGAGCCTCTTGCATCACTACCGGAAGCTCGTCGCGATCCGGAAGGCGCACGCCGTGTTCACGGACCTCGCCGCGACGATCACGCTCGTGAAGAACACGGCCGACGTCTACGAATACAAGCTCCAGAGCGGCGCGGAGACGATCTCGGTCGTCCTGAACCGCAAGTCGACGTCGCAGACGATCCCGTGGGGCGCCGCGGCGACGGATCTCCTCTCCGGGATCACGGGCATGTCGTTCGAGCTGCCCGCGTACGGGGCGATCATCGTGCAGAACAACTAG
- a CDS encoding VIT domain-containing protein: protein MSRSLDRIRAFAKNHSLPLRAAIGLLVLVASLAVFIASQRVPPVRAGVVDARLELAAGEVRLIEAGKGSTVISGAPLPAGAELATGTGARALVRLSDGSSLFLRGDSTVRLQPDGAEIVAGEVWLDAPPSERGGLKHKAGDATIAAADAGLSIRRAGAEVVVVVTRGLAVLTSPGGRVEVSAGEQAQASGNDKPKVSPVLFWDDWTGGMGDGRPLAGAGSGAGRIYGVSPGLPGEKAKVLEVSRQSVRAVIREGLAETEVDQTFGNPGGGVLEGWYWFSVPERAIVTSFAVETNGVLVEGEVTERKEAAARYATAMATGHSPALLEWVDGRTYRSRIYPIPASGARRVVLRYLEVLPSQGGKLEYLYPMRGEDPARIGEFSLEVDLGVAGSKMRIASLADAVVEDGGRRVTMRRSGYLPRADFQLEATPIEPQKRAALTVARFAAGADRADYVMARYVPDIDWAAVPEPPGDVAVVVDTSASGDEAVRQQKAAAAEAILRALSQKDRFVLIAIDSAPTVLWPKEGLAEAADKEIAAALARLAEHSSGGATDLGALFDAALGRLHGTEQPAVVYIGDGLPTSGEVSGDRLSERLRRSLSTSRARLFTVAVGTQSNVGLLRELARQGGGQSFRIDRMETATSEVLRLASAIKTPTITELAIDLGAGLDEAMLTASGKVSRGEEVLLFARTHHALPAEATVKGRVGGKDFAKNYPITLAQGTSTSLVPRLWAAEKVRRLLGEVTDPEEQRGKIVEIGLEYGLMTPFTSILALENEAAYARQGIRRRYSPLRGVRLTALDARTERALMDAALNPTPAVAMGCSLRSKEEAPPESVAAAPAPLALEDKPMDVQNQTSPATAMATATPTEPEPAVAENAPSPAKPAPGGGGGAFRANAEREGLDGQEIAGKRSVVNGLATEDQPTLDRAKGRAPEPPPPPMSTSTSQFEATKKLAEGTTVRVPPPLTPPATPCSDVARRPLADRIVMWSKRLRGELDGKTLVSRYQAARGACEIPDWRAEQALLDLLQRKARTEDAVTTLLAHFEPVPDTRAYVAQAILRRTVDPRIAASVRRTLFGEKIAWDQVDAELAAIDGVDAKLAKLRERMLVAPGDPQGDLRVVRLLAEAGKKDDALAQGRRLRDRGFMSPDLALALGDVLAAQGFQDEALRTYSEIVEFDSQSPESRRLLGDVFLRNGWYGAAYRQYKTLTDLPAADAPSFLRLALAAAGSGRVDEALRLERQVASAEGTPGPRDPRLWARLWAAAHLARLLEGEGKPVEPGLAEGLSRKLKELSLFSGPSALAVLTWEDLDTTLGLVGKEGGVEATLAELSDAASIGISAVELPLGDEARLGFLARFRKASPGREVPVSLHLIAWDGKAFRVTIRKAKLGAKDTDVSLSSFNPGL from the coding sequence ATGTCCCGCTCGCTGGATCGAATCAGGGCGTTCGCGAAGAATCACTCGCTGCCGCTGCGCGCGGCGATCGGCCTGCTCGTGCTCGTCGCGAGCCTCGCCGTGTTCATCGCGTCGCAGCGCGTCCCGCCGGTGCGCGCAGGCGTCGTCGATGCGCGGCTCGAGCTCGCGGCCGGCGAGGTGCGGCTTATCGAGGCCGGCAAGGGCAGCACGGTGATCTCGGGCGCGCCGCTGCCCGCAGGCGCGGAGCTCGCCACGGGGACCGGGGCGCGGGCGCTCGTGCGGCTTTCGGATGGGTCGTCGCTCTTCCTGCGTGGCGACTCGACGGTGCGGCTCCAGCCGGACGGCGCCGAGATCGTGGCCGGCGAGGTGTGGCTCGACGCGCCGCCCTCGGAGCGCGGCGGCCTCAAGCACAAGGCCGGGGACGCGACGATCGCCGCGGCGGACGCGGGGCTCTCGATCCGGCGCGCGGGCGCGGAGGTCGTGGTCGTGGTGACGCGCGGGCTCGCGGTGCTCACGTCGCCGGGCGGGCGCGTCGAGGTGAGCGCTGGCGAGCAGGCGCAGGCGTCCGGAAACGACAAACCCAAGGTGAGCCCGGTGCTCTTCTGGGACGACTGGACCGGCGGCATGGGGGATGGCCGTCCGCTCGCGGGCGCGGGCAGCGGCGCGGGCCGGATCTACGGCGTGAGCCCGGGGCTCCCCGGCGAGAAGGCGAAGGTGCTCGAGGTCAGCCGCCAGTCCGTGCGCGCGGTCATCCGCGAGGGGCTCGCCGAGACCGAGGTCGATCAGACGTTCGGCAACCCCGGCGGCGGCGTGCTCGAAGGCTGGTACTGGTTCAGCGTGCCGGAGCGGGCGATCGTGACGTCGTTCGCGGTCGAGACGAACGGCGTGCTCGTCGAGGGCGAGGTGACCGAGCGCAAGGAGGCCGCGGCGCGGTACGCGACGGCCATGGCGACGGGGCATTCGCCCGCGCTGCTCGAATGGGTCGACGGACGCACGTATCGCTCGCGGATCTACCCGATCCCGGCGTCCGGCGCGCGCCGCGTGGTGCTCCGGTACCTCGAGGTGTTGCCTTCGCAGGGCGGGAAGCTCGAGTACCTCTACCCGATGCGCGGCGAGGATCCGGCGCGGATCGGGGAGTTTTCCCTGGAGGTGGATCTCGGGGTGGCGGGCTCGAAGATGCGGATCGCGAGCCTCGCGGACGCGGTGGTCGAGGACGGCGGGCGGCGCGTGACGATGCGCCGGAGCGGGTATCTGCCGCGCGCGGACTTCCAGCTCGAAGCGACGCCGATCGAGCCGCAAAAGCGAGCCGCGCTCACGGTCGCGCGCTTCGCCGCGGGCGCGGATCGGGCCGACTACGTGATGGCGCGGTACGTGCCTGACATCGACTGGGCGGCCGTGCCCGAGCCGCCGGGCGACGTCGCGGTCGTGGTCGACACCTCGGCGTCGGGGGACGAGGCGGTGCGGCAGCAGAAGGCGGCCGCGGCGGAGGCGATCCTGCGGGCGCTCTCGCAGAAGGATCGGTTCGTGCTGATCGCGATCGACTCGGCGCCGACGGTGCTCTGGCCGAAGGAGGGGCTCGCCGAGGCGGCGGACAAGGAGATCGCGGCGGCGCTGGCGCGGCTCGCGGAGCATTCGTCGGGCGGCGCGACGGACCTCGGCGCGCTCTTCGACGCGGCGCTCGGGCGGCTGCACGGGACCGAGCAGCCCGCGGTGGTCTACATCGGCGATGGTTTGCCCACGTCGGGTGAGGTGAGCGGCGACCGGCTCTCGGAGCGGCTCCGGCGGAGCCTCTCGACCTCGCGGGCGCGGCTCTTCACGGTGGCCGTTGGGACCCAAAGCAATGTCGGTCTGCTCCGCGAGCTTGCGCGGCAGGGCGGCGGGCAGAGCTTCCGCATCGATCGGATGGAGACGGCGACGAGCGAGGTGCTCAGGCTCGCGAGCGCGATCAAGACGCCGACGATCACCGAGCTCGCGATCGACCTCGGCGCGGGGCTCGACGAGGCGATGCTCACGGCGAGCGGAAAGGTCTCGCGCGGCGAAGAGGTGCTCCTGTTCGCGCGGACGCACCACGCGCTGCCGGCCGAGGCGACGGTGAAGGGCCGCGTGGGCGGGAAGGATTTTGCGAAGAACTACCCGATCACGCTCGCGCAGGGGACGAGCACGTCGCTCGTGCCGCGGCTCTGGGCCGCGGAGAAGGTGCGGCGGCTGCTCGGCGAGGTGACGGATCCCGAGGAGCAGCGCGGCAAGATCGTGGAGATCGGGCTCGAGTACGGGCTGATGACGCCGTTCACGAGCATCCTCGCGCTGGAGAACGAGGCCGCGTATGCGCGGCAAGGGATCCGGCGGAGGTATTCGCCGCTGCGGGGCGTGCGGCTCACGGCGCTCGATGCGCGCACGGAGCGGGCGCTGATGGATGCGGCGCTGAACCCGACGCCCGCGGTCGCGATGGGGTGCAGCCTTCGCAGCAAGGAGGAGGCGCCGCCGGAGAGCGTGGCGGCTGCGCCCGCGCCGCTGGCGCTCGAGGACAAGCCGATGGACGTGCAGAACCAGACGTCTCCGGCGACAGCGATGGCGACGGCGACGCCCACGGAGCCCGAGCCTGCGGTCGCGGAGAACGCGCCTTCGCCTGCGAAGCCCGCGCCGGGCGGCGGGGGCGGGGCGTTCCGCGCGAACGCGGAGCGCGAGGGGCTCGACGGGCAAGAGATTGCGGGCAAGCGGTCGGTGGTGAACGGGTTGGCGACCGAGGATCAGCCGACGCTCGACAGGGCGAAGGGGCGCGCGCCCGAGCCGCCGCCGCCCCCGATGTCGACGTCGACGTCGCAGTTCGAGGCCACGAAGAAGCTCGCGGAGGGGACGACGGTGCGTGTCCCTCCGCCCCTCACGCCGCCGGCCACGCCGTGCAGCGACGTCGCGCGGAGGCCCCTCGCGGACCGCATCGTGATGTGGTCGAAGCGGCTGCGCGGCGAGCTCGACGGCAAGACGCTGGTGTCGCGGTACCAGGCCGCGCGCGGCGCGTGCGAGATCCCGGACTGGCGCGCCGAGCAAGCGCTGCTCGACCTCCTCCAGCGCAAGGCCCGCACCGAGGACGCCGTGACCACGCTGCTCGCGCACTTCGAGCCCGTGCCCGACACGCGCGCGTACGTGGCGCAGGCGATCCTCCGTCGCACCGTCGATCCGCGGATCGCCGCGTCCGTGCGGCGTACGCTCTTCGGCGAGAAGATCGCCTGGGATCAGGTCGACGCGGAGCTCGCCGCGATCGACGGCGTGGACGCGAAGCTCGCGAAGCTGCGCGAGCGGATGCTCGTCGCGCCTGGGGATCCGCAGGGCGATCTGCGGGTCGTGCGGCTCTTGGCGGAGGCGGGCAAGAAGGACGACGCGCTCGCGCAAGGCCGGAGGCTCCGGGATCGTGGGTTCATGAGCCCCGACCTCGCGCTCGCGCTCGGCGACGTGCTCGCGGCGCAGGGCTTTCAGGACGAGGCGCTCCGCACGTACTCGGAGATCGTGGAGTTCGACTCGCAGAGCCCCGAGTCGCGGCGGCTGCTCGGCGACGTGTTCCTCCGGAACGGGTGGTACGGCGCGGCGTACCGGCAATACAAGACGCTCACGGATCTGCCGGCCGCGGACGCGCCGAGCTTCTTGCGGCTCGCGCTGGCCGCCGCGGGCAGCGGGCGCGTGGACGAGGCGCTGCGCTTGGAGCGGCAGGTTGCTTCGGCGGAGGGCACGCCGGGGCCGCGGGATCCGCGGCTCTGGGCGCGGCTCTGGGCGGCGGCGCACCTCGCGCGGCTGCTCGAAGGCGAAGGCAAACCCGTGGAGCCGGGCCTCGCCGAGGGGCTCTCGCGCAAGCTGAAGGAGCTCTCGCTCTTCAGCGGCCCGAGCGCGCTCGCGGTCCTCACGTGGGAGGACCTCGACACGACGCTCGGCCTCGTCGGCAAGGAGGGCGGAGTGGAGGCGACGCTCGCCGAGCTTTCCGACGCGGCTTCGATCGGGATCTCGGCGGTGGAGCTTCCGCTCGGCGACGAGGCGCGCCTCGGGTTCTTGGCGCGCTTCCGCAAGGCGAGCCCGGGGCGCGAGGTGCCCGTCTCGTTGCACCTGATCGCGTGGGATGGGAAGGCGTTTCGTGTGACGATCCGGAAGGCGAAGCTCGGGGCGAAGGACACGGACGTCTCGCTTTCGTCCTTCAACCCCGGCCTCTGA